The Juglans microcarpa x Juglans regia isolate MS1-56 chromosome 8S, Jm3101_v1.0, whole genome shotgun sequence genome has a window encoding:
- the LOC121244046 gene encoding cleavage stimulating factor 64-like isoform X2: MASSQHRCVFVGNIPYDATEEQLIEICQEVGPVVSFRLVIDRETGKPKGYGFCEYKDEETALSARRNLQGYEINGRQLRVDFAENDKGSDRNREQGRGGPGLAANVGALGGAQAGIQSALANDPLTLRLAKMSRSQLNGIISELKVMATQNKELARQLLIARPQLPKALFQAQIMLGMVTPQVLQMPNIRQTSGLATQPPLHDGQQGQPLAVQTLPRPPAPAQNKMQSGLMAKVQDNQVAALPQNPVVLHQFSALPQPQSQLPQHANNHGAQQATVPLQSAVSTLTAALPQSLGSLSSRSQVQAANSSSPNHQMQPSLLQHSGQVGAANAALFQMVNPNATIKPSLLPRPPLSDAGFQPGPSVSSVTSLAIKKDAEILAQVPDNGTQGLRSNAFSNAPSGSMFRDSLEPVNRPQKLMKMDDGRRTSFSAGSLNVTNTNAPRPSQVSGAGSLPVNPVPKTEGQISQSQLPPDVESVLLQQVLNLTPEQLSLLPPEQQQQVLQLQQVLRRDQIQLS, encoded by the exons ATGGCCTCTTCTCAGCATCGCTGCGTTTTTg TTGGGAATATACCATATGATGCCACTGAGGAACAGCTTATAGAAATCTGCCAGGAGGTTGGTCCTGTTGTGTCTTTCAG ATTAGTTATTGATAGAGAAACTGGGAAACCAAAAGGTTATGGGTTCTGTGAGTATAAGGATGAAGAGACGGCTCTAAGTGCTCGTCGTAATCTTCAGGGTTATGAGATCAATGGCCGGCAATTACGGGTTGATTTTGCTGAAAACGATAAAGGTTCTGACAGAAATCGAGAACAG GGCCGTGGGGGACCCGGACTTGCTGCTAATGTTG GAGCTTTAGGTGGTGCTCAGGCTGGTATACAGTCAGCATTGGCCAATGATCCCTTAACTCTTCGTCTGGCCAAAATGTCTAGGAGTCAGCTGAACGGAATAATATCTGAGCTGAAA GTAATGGCTACACAAAACAAGGAGCTAGCTCGCCAGCTATTGATTGCAAGACCACAGTTGCCAAAAGCTCTTTTTCAG GCACAGATAATGCTAGGAATGGTGACCCCCCAAGTG TTGCAAATGCCAAATATTAGGCAGACTTCAGGTCTAGCCACGCAGCCTCCATTGCATGATGGCCAGCAGGGTCAGCCTCTAGCTGTTCAAACTCTTCCTCGGCCACCTGCTCCTGCACAGAACAAGATGCAGTCTGGGTTGATGGCCAAAGTGCAAGATAATCAAGTTGCTGCACTGCCTCAAAATCCTGTAGTTCTCCATCAATTTTCTGCACTCCCACAACCCCAAAGTCAGCTTCCACAACATGCAAACAACCATGGTGCACAGCAGGCCACAGTTCCTCTGCAGTCTGCAGTTTCAACTCTTACTGCTGCCTTACCCCAATCTTTGGGCAGTTTGTCCTCTAGATCACAAGTACAGGCAGCAAATTCCTCTTCTCCAAACCATCAAATGCAGCCCTCTTTGCTACAACACTCTGGACAGGTCGGGGCAGCCAATGCAGCCCTCTTTCAGATGGTTAATCCAAATGCTACCATAAAGCCTTCTCTTCTACCTCGTCCTCCTTTGTCGGATGCAGGCTTTCAG CCTGGCCCTTCGGTATCATCAGTTACTTCACTGGCAATTAAGAAGGATGCTGAAATACTTGCTCAAGTTCCTGACAATGGAACTCAGGGCCTCAGAAGTAATGCATTTTCTAATGCACCTTCAGGGAGCATGTTTCGAGATTCTTTAGAACCAGTTAATCGCCCTCAAAAGCTGATGAAAATGGATGATGGAAGGAGAACATCTTTCTCAGCCGGAAGTTTGAATGTGACCAACACCAATGCACCTAGACCATCCCAAGTCAGTGGAGCTGGCTCATTGCCTGTTAACCCAGTTCCAAAAACAGAAGGGCAAATTTCTCAG
- the LOC121244046 gene encoding cleavage stimulating factor 64-like isoform X1, with protein MASSQHRCVFVGNIPYDATEEQLIEICQEVGPVVSFRLVIDRETGKPKGYGFCEYKDEETALSARRNLQGYEINGRQLRVDFAENDKGSDRNREQGRGGPGLAANVDPQKQLASSVAHGESVHHQPIGLHIAITAATVMAGALGGAQAGIQSALANDPLTLRLAKMSRSQLNGIISELKVMATQNKELARQLLIARPQLPKALFQAQIMLGMVTPQVLQMPNIRQTSGLATQPPLHDGQQGQPLAVQTLPRPPAPAQNKMQSGLMAKVQDNQVAALPQNPVVLHQFSALPQPQSQLPQHANNHGAQQATVPLQSAVSTLTAALPQSLGSLSSRSQVQAANSSSPNHQMQPSLLQHSGQVGAANAALFQMVNPNATIKPSLLPRPPLSDAGFQPGPSVSSVTSLAIKKDAEILAQVPDNGTQGLRSNAFSNAPSGSMFRDSLEPVNRPQKLMKMDDGRRTSFSAGSLNVTNTNAPRPSQVSGAGSLPVNPVPKTEGQISQSQLPPDVESVLLQQVLNLTPEQLSLLPPEQQQQVLQLQQVLRRDQIQLS; from the exons ATGGCCTCTTCTCAGCATCGCTGCGTTTTTg TTGGGAATATACCATATGATGCCACTGAGGAACAGCTTATAGAAATCTGCCAGGAGGTTGGTCCTGTTGTGTCTTTCAG ATTAGTTATTGATAGAGAAACTGGGAAACCAAAAGGTTATGGGTTCTGTGAGTATAAGGATGAAGAGACGGCTCTAAGTGCTCGTCGTAATCTTCAGGGTTATGAGATCAATGGCCGGCAATTACGGGTTGATTTTGCTGAAAACGATAAAGGTTCTGACAGAAATCGAGAACAG GGCCGTGGGGGACCCGGACTTGCTGCTAATGTTG ATCCTCAAAAACAGTTAGCCAGCTCGGTGGCCCATGGAGAATCTGTTCACCATCAGCCAATTGGTCTCCATATAGCTATAACTGCGGCAACTGTCATGGCAGGAGCTTTAGGTGGTGCTCAGGCTGGTATACAGTCAGCATTGGCCAATGATCCCTTAACTCTTCGTCTGGCCAAAATGTCTAGGAGTCAGCTGAACGGAATAATATCTGAGCTGAAA GTAATGGCTACACAAAACAAGGAGCTAGCTCGCCAGCTATTGATTGCAAGACCACAGTTGCCAAAAGCTCTTTTTCAG GCACAGATAATGCTAGGAATGGTGACCCCCCAAGTG TTGCAAATGCCAAATATTAGGCAGACTTCAGGTCTAGCCACGCAGCCTCCATTGCATGATGGCCAGCAGGGTCAGCCTCTAGCTGTTCAAACTCTTCCTCGGCCACCTGCTCCTGCACAGAACAAGATGCAGTCTGGGTTGATGGCCAAAGTGCAAGATAATCAAGTTGCTGCACTGCCTCAAAATCCTGTAGTTCTCCATCAATTTTCTGCACTCCCACAACCCCAAAGTCAGCTTCCACAACATGCAAACAACCATGGTGCACAGCAGGCCACAGTTCCTCTGCAGTCTGCAGTTTCAACTCTTACTGCTGCCTTACCCCAATCTTTGGGCAGTTTGTCCTCTAGATCACAAGTACAGGCAGCAAATTCCTCTTCTCCAAACCATCAAATGCAGCCCTCTTTGCTACAACACTCTGGACAGGTCGGGGCAGCCAATGCAGCCCTCTTTCAGATGGTTAATCCAAATGCTACCATAAAGCCTTCTCTTCTACCTCGTCCTCCTTTGTCGGATGCAGGCTTTCAG CCTGGCCCTTCGGTATCATCAGTTACTTCACTGGCAATTAAGAAGGATGCTGAAATACTTGCTCAAGTTCCTGACAATGGAACTCAGGGCCTCAGAAGTAATGCATTTTCTAATGCACCTTCAGGGAGCATGTTTCGAGATTCTTTAGAACCAGTTAATCGCCCTCAAAAGCTGATGAAAATGGATGATGGAAGGAGAACATCTTTCTCAGCCGGAAGTTTGAATGTGACCAACACCAATGCACCTAGACCATCCCAAGTCAGTGGAGCTGGCTCATTGCCTGTTAACCCAGTTCCAAAAACAGAAGGGCAAATTTCTCAG